A single genomic interval of Pseudomonadota bacterium harbors:
- the glnL gene encoding nitrogen regulation protein NR(II) has protein sequence MVELSPCAPEDANPLRFLLNHLRTALLRLDAQGTVRYANPAAEALLGLSASKLLGHPVAMSLQADAPLARLVQQALATHRSLICRALPLRPRASSAFDSMIDVQLSPLEEDRQFAGVLLECHDAQARLRFDRDAANLVQLDANRTMVRQLAHEIKNPLGGLRGAAQLLERRLGEDGREYTGIIMREADRLTQLVDSLLGPPRRSRPAWVNVHEPLDDLVRLVRADELTRVQIVTDYDPSLPNVLIDRDEVIQAIHNLVRNALQAMNEAGRLRVRTRAVSQAVVYGEYRSNMVRVDIEDDGPGVPESLRESLFFPLVTGRRDGTGIGLPTALELISRQRGSIEYESKPGRTVFSVLLPAEDPTPHE, from the coding sequence GTGGTTGAGCTCAGTCCGTGCGCACCGGAGGATGCGAACCCCCTTCGCTTTCTGCTTAACCACTTGCGCACCGCCCTGCTACGCCTCGATGCGCAGGGCACCGTCCGTTACGCCAACCCGGCCGCCGAGGCCCTCCTCGGCCTTAGCGCCAGCAAGCTCCTGGGTCACCCTGTGGCCATGTCCCTCCAGGCTGATGCACCGCTTGCGCGCCTGGTCCAACAGGCACTCGCCACGCACCGTTCGCTCATTTGCCGCGCCCTACCCCTGCGTCCACGCGCTTCCAGCGCCTTCGACAGCATGATCGATGTGCAGCTAAGCCCGCTCGAGGAGGACCGCCAGTTCGCCGGCGTGCTTCTGGAATGCCACGACGCCCAGGCGCGCCTGAGATTCGACCGTGATGCGGCCAACTTGGTGCAGCTGGACGCCAATCGCACGATGGTGCGCCAGCTAGCCCACGAGATAAAGAACCCCTTAGGCGGTCTTCGCGGCGCGGCCCAGCTACTCGAGCGCCGCCTGGGCGAAGACGGCCGCGAGTATACGGGCATCATCATGCGGGAAGCAGATCGGCTGACGCAGCTTGTGGACTCGCTGCTGGGGCCGCCACGCAGATCGCGTCCGGCCTGGGTTAACGTGCACGAGCCACTCGATGATTTGGTGCGCCTAGTGCGGGCCGACGAGCTCACCAGAGTGCAAATCGTCACAGACTATGACCCGAGCCTACCGAATGTGTTGATCGATCGCGACGAGGTGATCCAGGCGATCCATAACCTGGTACGCAACGCGCTCCAGGCGATGAACGAGGCGGGTCGTCTCCGTGTGCGTACGCGCGCAGTTTCGCAGGCCGTGGTCTACGGTGAGTACCGGTCGAATATGGTGCGCGTCGACATCGAAGACGACGGTCCTGGCGTACCAGAGAGTTTGCGCGAGTCCCTTTTCTTTCCCCTAGTGACTGGGCGCCGCGATGGAACCGGCATCGGGCTACCGACCGCGCTTGAGCTGATCAGCCGCCAACGAGGATCGATCGAGTATGAGAGCAAGCCTGGGCGGACGGTCTTCTCTGTCCTGCTCCCTGCCGAGGATCCCACCCCGCATGAGTGA
- a CDS encoding methyltransferase domain-containing protein, whose protein sequence is MTANPQDAWSLYWAGGSLDSCLPAGTNDGDANPVRQLWSDLASSLAPGSRVLDLATGNGTVPVTLLRANPALEVTGVDQAEIDPLGAVSDVPELKQVSFQGRVDVADLPFPAASFDVVTSQYGVEYGALEEAVGEALSVLRAGGQLMFLMHHVDSEVVAPATPLREEIASLLDPKGPLPLLIKYVAGQIPVDKLEAAGERHLKANVRRTARITGQVYKMVNAIVERLAESAEQARVMSGVLAARLEAEHERLGQLQEAALDARRVQTLRGVLQAQGGVVDRLEPLEVTVGDEQGKPALVGWHLIAHTAAN, encoded by the coding sequence ATGACCGCGAATCCACAGGATGCATGGTCGCTCTACTGGGCTGGCGGCAGCCTCGACAGTTGCTTGCCTGCTGGCACCAACGACGGTGATGCCAATCCGGTTCGACAGCTTTGGAGCGATCTGGCCAGCTCCCTTGCGCCGGGTTCCCGCGTACTTGATCTGGCCACTGGCAACGGCACGGTTCCCGTGACCTTACTGCGGGCGAATCCGGCCTTGGAGGTCACCGGGGTAGATCAGGCGGAAATTGACCCCTTGGGGGCGGTTAGTGATGTGCCGGAGCTCAAGCAGGTGAGCTTCCAGGGTCGCGTCGATGTGGCGGATCTCCCCTTCCCAGCGGCCAGCTTCGACGTCGTGACTAGCCAGTACGGCGTGGAGTACGGAGCGCTGGAGGAGGCCGTGGGTGAGGCGCTAAGCGTGTTGCGTGCGGGGGGGCAACTGATGTTCCTCATGCACCACGTCGATAGCGAGGTGGTGGCGCCGGCGACGCCTCTGCGAGAGGAGATTGCGTCTCTGTTGGATCCCAAAGGCCCCCTGCCCTTGCTGATCAAATACGTTGCGGGCCAAATCCCTGTGGACAAGCTTGAAGCGGCGGGGGAGCGCCATCTTAAGGCGAACGTGCGGCGAACAGCCCGCATTACCGGCCAAGTCTACAAGATGGTCAACGCCATCGTTGAGCGCCTTGCAGAGTCGGCAGAGCAGGCACGCGTCATGAGCGGCGTGCTCGCTGCTCGCCTAGAGGCGGAGCATGAGCGCCTGGGACAACTGCAGGAAGCGGCCCTTGACGCCCGGCGGGTGCAAACCCTACGTGGCGTGTTGCAGGCCCAGGGTGGCGTGGTCGATCGGCTGGAACCGCTCGAAGTGACTGTCGGCGACGAGCAAGGCAAGCCCGCCCTGGTCGGCTGGCACCTGATCGCTCATACGGCGGCTAACTGA
- a CDS encoding 2OG-Fe(II) oxygenase: MQRAPAAQRIALAPGILQIGQVHESAPGSQAEALYRRAIDRARTTGLHAAEPDLRQAALAGHHQAARAFFSLALRKANDGDYVRSFLEQLLASAASKPYAWLLGAEWHRFHSTPDDSIRWAEYLSNAYFAALPDARALVSLYAQWQSRRAPPAEASASPEALALWLGRCEKQWSPPAASVIAEGEGVRVTLARSFAPPAALDFPLRQLTPHLAPTLVVDPRSGRRVAHPVRDASFAQWLPELLGWHGKLLEQRLALAGGYPRECGEVTNLLRYVGGQAYRPHLDCLPRKALDTAEGQVQGGQRLLTQLVGVLAPYAGGETYFEHLGVQVTLAPGDLLTFNNANGEGHPLAASRHGGAPVAGGEKVIMSKWVRQTATPYGRELAHTL; the protein is encoded by the coding sequence GTGCAAAGGGCCCCTGCGGCGCAACGGATTGCGCTAGCGCCCGGGATCTTGCAGATTGGCCAAGTGCACGAGTCAGCCCCCGGATCCCAGGCCGAAGCGCTATACAGACGAGCGATTGACCGCGCTCGCACGACGGGGCTGCATGCTGCCGAGCCTGATCTGCGCCAGGCAGCACTTGCCGGGCACCACCAAGCGGCGCGTGCCTTCTTCTCCCTGGCACTACGCAAGGCAAATGACGGTGATTATGTTCGCTCGTTCCTCGAGCAGCTGTTGGCGTCGGCCGCAAGCAAGCCCTACGCCTGGCTTCTGGGGGCGGAATGGCATCGCTTCCACTCCACCCCGGATGATTCTATCCGCTGGGCCGAATACCTTTCGAATGCCTATTTCGCCGCCCTCCCCGACGCGCGGGCGCTAGTCTCGCTCTACGCACAGTGGCAATCCCGCAGGGCGCCCCCCGCGGAAGCATCCGCCTCACCGGAGGCGTTGGCACTGTGGCTGGGTCGCTGCGAGAAGCAATGGTCGCCGCCTGCCGCGAGCGTCATCGCCGAGGGTGAGGGAGTCCGGGTGACCTTGGCCCGTAGCTTCGCCCCGCCGGCGGCCCTGGACTTCCCCTTGCGCCAGCTGACGCCGCACCTAGCGCCAACCCTTGTGGTCGATCCGCGCAGTGGACGTCGCGTGGCCCATCCCGTTCGGGACGCAAGCTTCGCGCAGTGGTTGCCCGAGTTGCTCGGCTGGCACGGCAAGCTGTTGGAGCAACGGCTGGCGTTGGCGGGGGGCTATCCGCGGGAGTGCGGCGAGGTGACCAACTTGCTCCGCTATGTGGGCGGCCAGGCGTACCGGCCGCATCTCGACTGCCTGCCACGGAAGGCGCTCGATACGGCCGAAGGCCAAGTTCAGGGTGGCCAACGCCTGCTGACTCAGTTGGTTGGTGTGCTGGCACCGTACGCGGGAGGCGAAACCTACTTCGAGCATCTTGGGGTGCAGGTGACCTTGGCGCCTGGCGACTTGCTGACGTTCAATAATGCGAATGGCGAAGGGCACCCCTTGGCAGCCTCGCGCCATGGCGGCGCCCCCGTGGCTGGGGGTGAGAAAGTAATAATGAGCAAGTGGGTGCGGCAGACGGCGACGCCCTACGGTCGGGAGTTGGCTCATACGCTGTAG
- a CDS encoding DUF4124 domain-containing protein, with the protein MKSPRITSWPAAVGILLAVAVAGAQERETYTWVDSAGTRHYSDRPPPSDARQVRTLQVPLPRGAQGPAAPAAATARVSSGDDAAEDAPVTPTITMVRPTADETFVNTAGVVQVAVNVEPQMPDRGRVNIYLDGAVVATGSPGQQSFQLSPVYRGTHSVSAVLVDGAGSQVSRSTNVTFYVRQQSQLRAP; encoded by the coding sequence ATGAAAAGCCCACGCATCACCTCGTGGCCGGCGGCCGTGGGGATCCTCCTCGCGGTGGCGGTCGCGGGCGCCCAGGAGCGCGAGACCTATACCTGGGTGGATTCGGCCGGCACGCGGCATTATTCGGATCGCCCCCCGCCGAGCGACGCCCGCCAAGTTCGAACCTTGCAAGTGCCGCTGCCACGCGGCGCTCAGGGGCCGGCGGCGCCTGCCGCGGCGACCGCGCGTGTTTCGAGTGGAGACGATGCTGCGGAGGATGCTCCCGTCACGCCGACGATCACTATGGTGCGTCCCACCGCCGACGAGACCTTCGTCAACACGGCGGGCGTCGTCCAGGTGGCGGTGAACGTAGAGCCGCAGATGCCCGATCGGGGCCGCGTCAACATCTACCTAGACGGTGCGGTGGTGGCAACGGGAAGTCCAGGGCAGCAATCCTTCCAGCTCTCGCCGGTCTACCGAGGTACTCACTCGGTGAGCGCGGTCCTGGTGGATGGTGCTGGCAGCCAAGTCTCGCGCAGCACGAACGTGACTTTCTACGTCCGCCAGCAGTCCCAACTGCGAGCGCCCTAG
- a CDS encoding tetratricopeptide repeat protein produces MAKMTLNAVLSQALALIQRGEPARALQGLESLPPRAREDANVLHVRGLAYKASGDLTRARELLGKAVRKLPRHPALLNNFANVLNDLGEREEAAETYAKATAAQPDFLDGHRNLGIVLGALGEHERALTSLGEAKRLAPNDARTLSALGATLNALERPEEAERVLRELLQRVPDHAIALHHLGVSLRLQERLDEAVQVLQDAQTAAPQRPEIVHAAATLAFDRGEHEDAERAYQRAIALRPDYVDAHETLNELYWQRGQLERYGESYAEVHREHGWLSPALSAAWMRCLVLANRIEDALRVGREARETFGPQVATLRWEAQAHRAVGRSSDMLKALEEAVRVMPRGGADRRQAITLRQDLVEGLLREGEPQRADAIVDELLALAPDDQLSWAWRGTVWRQLDDQRYHDLQQDLRFVRAWQLPTPEGYDSLSSFLSAVTQTLQSMHQMVVRPLAQTLENGTQTPGRLLHKPDPVIQALRGAIASVLDEYVAELPRDDRHPLLRRCTGRWRLSGSWSVRLQPNGFHVDHVHPAGWVSSACYISLPPNLGADRAQTEQIEAPDRAGWIRFGRSSLALPERDGAERYVQPEPGLLVLFPSFTWHGTVPFHGSPKDFRMTAPFDAVPA; encoded by the coding sequence ATGGCCAAGATGACCCTCAACGCGGTGCTGAGCCAGGCACTGGCACTGATTCAGCGCGGCGAGCCGGCGCGCGCGCTGCAAGGCTTGGAGTCTCTTCCCCCTCGGGCTCGAGAGGATGCGAATGTTCTCCACGTGCGTGGCCTTGCTTACAAGGCGAGCGGCGATCTCACCCGTGCACGAGAGCTGTTGGGCAAGGCGGTGCGCAAGCTCCCGCGCCACCCCGCGCTGCTGAATAATTTCGCTAACGTGCTGAATGATCTTGGCGAGCGCGAAGAGGCGGCTGAGACCTACGCTAAAGCGACCGCGGCCCAACCGGACTTCCTCGATGGCCACCGTAACCTCGGTATTGTCTTAGGTGCCCTCGGCGAGCACGAGCGCGCACTTACCTCTCTAGGCGAGGCCAAGCGGCTCGCCCCGAACGATGCGCGCACCTTGTCCGCGCTTGGTGCCACGCTGAATGCGCTGGAGCGCCCTGAAGAAGCTGAGCGCGTGTTGCGCGAACTACTGCAACGGGTGCCTGATCATGCGATAGCGTTGCATCACTTGGGCGTCAGCCTGCGCCTGCAGGAGCGCTTAGACGAGGCCGTGCAAGTGCTGCAAGACGCGCAAACGGCAGCACCCCAGCGGCCGGAGATCGTGCACGCGGCCGCCACGCTGGCGTTCGATCGCGGTGAGCATGAAGACGCAGAGCGCGCGTACCAGCGTGCGATCGCCCTGCGCCCTGACTACGTGGATGCTCACGAAACGCTCAACGAGCTGTATTGGCAGCGAGGTCAGCTCGAACGCTATGGCGAGAGCTACGCCGAGGTGCACCGTGAGCACGGCTGGCTCAGCCCTGCCTTAAGCGCTGCCTGGATGCGGTGCCTGGTGCTTGCCAACCGCATCGAGGATGCGCTGAGAGTTGGCCGGGAGGCACGCGAGACTTTCGGGCCTCAGGTCGCAACCTTGCGCTGGGAAGCGCAGGCCCACCGAGCCGTAGGTCGCTCTAGCGATATGCTGAAGGCACTCGAAGAGGCCGTACGCGTGATGCCGCGCGGTGGTGCTGATCGTCGCCAGGCGATCACCTTGCGTCAGGATCTGGTGGAGGGGTTGCTGCGCGAGGGCGAACCCCAGCGCGCGGACGCCATCGTCGATGAGCTACTCGCCCTGGCGCCGGACGATCAGCTCAGTTGGGCGTGGCGCGGTACCGTTTGGCGTCAGCTCGATGATCAGCGGTACCACGACCTGCAGCAGGATCTTCGCTTCGTGCGTGCCTGGCAACTGCCGACGCCCGAGGGCTACGACAGCTTAAGCAGCTTTCTCTCTGCCGTGACGCAGACGCTGCAATCAATGCACCAAATGGTTGTACGGCCTTTGGCGCAAACCCTAGAGAACGGCACGCAGACGCCTGGTCGCCTCTTGCACAAGCCTGATCCCGTCATCCAAGCGCTGCGCGGGGCAATCGCGAGCGTGCTGGATGAGTACGTCGCGGAATTGCCACGTGACGACCGGCATCCTCTGCTGCGGCGTTGCACGGGGCGCTGGCGCTTGTCCGGATCCTGGTCGGTGCGACTGCAGCCGAATGGCTTCCATGTCGACCATGTTCACCCCGCGGGCTGGGTAAGCTCGGCTTGTTACATTTCACTGCCACCGAACCTGGGCGCGGATCGAGCACAGACCGAACAAATCGAAGCCCCGGACCGCGCAGGGTGGATCCGCTTCGGTCGCAGCAGTCTGGCCCTTCCGGAGCGCGACGGCGCGGAGCGGTACGTGCAACCCGAGCCTGGGCTGCTCGTGCTGTTTCCATCTTTCACTTGGCACGGTACGGTGCCCTTCCATGGTTCTCCTAAGGATTTCCGAATGACAGCTCCCTTCGACGCGGTGCCGGCCTGA
- a CDS encoding SapC family protein produces MSEEEKDQGIPVAPVEGKMFLYEQPELLTVDDHGALGVTPPPRPFDFAAKVRAIPLVVSEIASAQRNYPIIFSDMENPVPLAVVGLSENSNLFVDAQGRWDQDAYVPAYLRCHPFALAVTGDEKFAVVVDRAAPSVGENAEYPFFDGQEMASNTKAMVDFCGKYEGERRKTIEYVERLKALELLGPRRATHKVPGSDEEQTIASYIAVVPEKLGDLPAETVKELNDRGMLAVTYAHLFSLENWLRLLERHQRVTTAVTSH; encoded by the coding sequence ATGAGTGAAGAAGAGAAAGACCAGGGCATCCCCGTCGCACCTGTCGAGGGCAAGATGTTCCTGTACGAGCAGCCGGAGCTACTGACCGTAGACGACCACGGCGCCTTAGGTGTGACGCCGCCGCCCCGGCCCTTCGATTTCGCTGCCAAGGTGCGCGCGATCCCGCTAGTTGTGTCGGAGATTGCCTCCGCTCAGCGCAACTATCCGATTATCTTCTCCGACATGGAGAATCCTGTGCCCCTAGCCGTAGTGGGCTTGAGCGAGAACAGCAACCTATTCGTCGACGCGCAGGGGCGCTGGGATCAGGATGCCTACGTCCCCGCCTACCTGCGCTGTCATCCCTTCGCCCTCGCGGTCACCGGCGATGAGAAGTTCGCCGTGGTGGTGGACCGGGCGGCGCCTTCGGTGGGGGAGAACGCCGAGTACCCGTTCTTCGATGGCCAGGAGATGGCGTCGAACACGAAGGCGATGGTCGACTTTTGCGGTAAGTACGAGGGTGAGCGACGCAAAACCATCGAGTACGTGGAGCGCCTGAAAGCCTTAGAGCTGCTCGGTCCTCGTCGTGCCACGCACAAGGTGCCCGGCAGCGACGAGGAGCAGACCATCGCAAGCTACATCGCCGTGGTGCCAGAGAAGCTCGGCGACCTCCCAGCCGAGACGGTGAAGGAGCTGAACGATCGCGGCATGCTCGCGGTGACCTACGCGCACCTATTCTCCCTGGAGAACTGGCTGCGTCTCCTAGAGCGCCACCAACGCGTCACCACGGCGGTGACCAGCCACTAG
- the ntrC gene encoding nitrogen regulation protein NR(I) yields the protein MSDRTTVYVLDDDQSIRWVLEQALREADFSVRTFADADGFRHAFARDVAPDVVITDVVMPDADGIDLMREFADRYPTLPFIVMTAHSDLDSAVLAYGGGAFEYLPKPFDVDEAVDLVNRAALHRKQQPAEANPQASFGTLIGRAPGMQEVYRAIGRLTRSHMTAMITGESGTGKELVANALHQHSPRRDGPFIALNTSAVPTELLESELFGHERGAFTGADAQRPGRFEQARSGTIFLDEIGDMPTPLQTRLLRVLAEGEFYRVGGRAPLQADVRVIAATHQNLEARVADGTFREDLYHRLNVIRIRVPPLRERREDVPALLAHYLRQSAAEAGIAPKVLTGEAESALQRYHWPGNVRELVNVCRRLTLLAPGERIEAQDVASELDGLKAPAGEQAASWAVSLARWAEAALAEADAPPLLDEALPEFERALIRAAMARAGGHRQQAARLLGWGRNTLTRKMRTLGLG from the coding sequence ATGAGTGATCGCACCACCGTATACGTACTCGACGACGATCAGTCGATCCGCTGGGTACTGGAACAGGCCCTGCGCGAAGCGGATTTCAGTGTGCGCACCTTTGCCGACGCGGATGGTTTTCGTCACGCGTTTGCCCGCGACGTCGCGCCCGATGTCGTGATCACCGACGTTGTGATGCCCGATGCAGACGGCATCGACCTCATGCGCGAATTCGCCGATCGCTACCCCACCCTGCCGTTCATCGTGATGACCGCGCATAGCGATCTCGACAGCGCGGTGCTGGCCTACGGCGGCGGCGCCTTCGAGTATCTACCGAAGCCCTTCGACGTGGACGAGGCGGTCGACCTCGTCAATCGTGCTGCGTTACACCGTAAGCAGCAGCCAGCGGAGGCGAATCCGCAGGCGAGCTTTGGCACCCTGATCGGCCGCGCTCCGGGGATGCAGGAGGTGTACCGCGCGATCGGTCGTCTCACGCGATCGCACATGACGGCCATGATTACCGGTGAATCTGGCACGGGAAAGGAGTTGGTGGCGAACGCCCTGCATCAGCACAGTCCGCGCCGGGACGGGCCCTTCATCGCCCTGAATACCTCCGCCGTGCCAACAGAGCTGCTCGAATCTGAGCTATTTGGCCACGAGCGAGGTGCGTTTACCGGTGCTGACGCCCAGCGCCCTGGCCGCTTCGAGCAAGCGCGCAGTGGCACGATTTTCCTCGACGAGATCGGGGATATGCCGACGCCCCTGCAAACGCGCCTCCTGCGCGTGCTGGCCGAAGGTGAGTTCTACCGGGTTGGCGGCCGGGCACCCCTCCAGGCAGACGTCCGGGTCATCGCCGCCACCCACCAAAATCTCGAAGCTCGTGTCGCCGACGGTACCTTCCGCGAGGATCTCTACCATCGTCTGAACGTCATCCGCATTCGCGTCCCGCCCCTGCGCGAGCGGCGCGAGGATGTTCCCGCGCTCCTCGCTCACTATCTGCGCCAGTCTGCGGCGGAGGCAGGAATCGCCCCAAAGGTGCTGACGGGCGAGGCCGAGTCAGCGCTCCAGCGCTATCATTGGCCGGGTAACGTACGTGAGTTAGTCAACGTCTGTCGCCGCCTCACGCTGCTGGCGCCAGGCGAGCGCATCGAGGCGCAGGATGTTGCGAGTGAATTGGACGGTCTCAAGGCGCCCGCCGGCGAGCAAGCAGCGAGCTGGGCGGTCTCTCTCGCTCGTTGGGCCGAAGCCGCTCTCGCCGAGGCTGACGCTCCGCCGTTGCTCGATGAGGCGCTGCCGGAGTTCGAACGCGCTCTCATCCGTGCAGCGATGGCACGGGCCGGCGGCCACCGACAGCAGGCGGCCCGACTACTGGGCTGGGGCCGAAACACGCTCACGCGAAAAATGCGAACGCTTGGATTGGGCTAA
- a CDS encoding aspartyl/asparaginyl beta-hydroxylase domain-containing protein, with translation MNDTSTGQARQNALCGQALDAELAGQLEGAVVDYVQAVKIDQANPVPLLFLGYALAAQGLEERAAAAWSLAADRDPRVVNAWRGQVREDIAVRSKAAHKGVRQWFTRLHERALQAFAAAHPEAAVARIEEAVWVQTHDGEVSFRAPAQKPHVFYVPALASTAVFSREQAPWLSRLEGAFDAICEEYVAACELVTGQVRPYLDWKVARSNPLAHLAQSRAWAALHLFKQSEPNQRVIAHFPRTLAALRELPLLEVDGQPREVLFSVLAPGQHITPHYGLANTDATVHLPLIVPGDSALRVADVIYPWERGKALAFDDSFIHDSWNNADSERVTLLFEAWHPDLTEQEQRAVQACFEARAAWNLRRPQLALS, from the coding sequence ATGAACGATACAAGTACGGGACAAGCGCGGCAGAACGCGCTGTGTGGACAGGCCTTGGACGCGGAACTCGCCGGTCAGCTCGAGGGCGCCGTGGTCGACTACGTGCAAGCCGTGAAAATAGACCAGGCTAACCCCGTGCCACTGCTCTTCTTGGGCTATGCCTTGGCTGCCCAGGGACTCGAGGAGCGTGCGGCCGCCGCCTGGTCGCTCGCCGCAGACCGCGACCCCCGCGTCGTCAACGCTTGGCGCGGCCAAGTGCGCGAGGACATTGCAGTTCGTTCGAAGGCCGCTCACAAAGGCGTACGTCAGTGGTTCACCCGCCTACATGAACGGGCCCTACAGGCTTTCGCGGCAGCGCATCCCGAGGCTGCAGTGGCGCGTATTGAGGAGGCGGTGTGGGTGCAGACCCACGATGGCGAAGTGAGCTTTCGCGCGCCCGCGCAAAAACCCCATGTGTTCTACGTGCCAGCACTCGCGTCAACCGCCGTCTTCAGTCGCGAACAGGCACCTTGGTTGAGCCGGCTAGAGGGTGCTTTCGACGCTATCTGCGAGGAGTACGTCGCCGCCTGTGAGCTCGTCACCGGCCAGGTGCGCCCGTACCTGGATTGGAAGGTAGCGCGCAGCAATCCCCTCGCCCATCTCGCTCAGAGCCGGGCCTGGGCTGCCTTGCATCTGTTTAAGCAAAGCGAGCCCAACCAGCGGGTTATCGCTCACTTTCCGCGAACGCTCGCCGCCCTGCGCGAGCTGCCGCTGTTGGAAGTTGATGGGCAGCCACGGGAGGTGCTGTTCTCCGTGCTCGCTCCAGGCCAACACATCACGCCTCACTACGGGCTAGCCAATACCGATGCTACGGTGCATCTGCCGCTCATCGTGCCCGGCGACTCAGCGCTTCGCGTAGCAGACGTCATCTACCCTTGGGAGCGCGGCAAGGCGCTGGCCTTCGATGATTCCTTCATCCACGACAGCTGGAACAACGCGGACAGCGAGCGTGTCACGCTGCTCTTCGAGGCATGGCATCCAGATCTTACTGAGCAGGAGCAACGGGCGGTGCAGGCGTGTTTCGAGGCGCGCGCAGCCTGGAATCTACGCCGCCCCCAGCTCGCACTTTCCTAA
- the glnA gene encoding glutamate--ammonia ligase, protein MTSPAEVLGLIKEREVAFVDLRFTDTRGKEQHVTVPASTIDEDFFDEGKMFDGSSINGWKGINESDMVLMPDPGTAVVDVFTEETTVNITCDVWEPSTMQGYNRDPRSLARRTEEYLKSTGIADTAYFGPENEFFVFDSARWDVQMRGASYSIDSQEAVWTSGDDYDGNNIGHRPGVKGGYFPVPPVDSLHDVRSAMCRALEEMGLPTEVHHHEVATAGQCEIGVRFNTLIKKADEVQILKYTVMNVAHVYGKTATFMPKPLVGDNGNGMHVHQSLSKDGNNLFSGDRYGGLSETALFYIGGLIKHARAINAFANPATNSYKRLVPGFEAPVMLAYSARNRSASIRIPFVSSPKARRIEVRFPDSMANPYFAFSAMVMAGLDGIQNKIHPGDALDKDLYDLPPEEAAGIPTVASSLEQALEALDSDRDFLRAGGVFDDDMIDAYIGLKSEDVERLNMTTHPVEFAMYYSL, encoded by the coding sequence ATGACAAGCCCTGCTGAGGTGCTCGGACTAATCAAGGAACGTGAAGTGGCATTTGTGGACCTGCGCTTCACCGACACACGCGGTAAGGAGCAGCATGTCACGGTGCCTGCGAGCACGATCGACGAGGACTTCTTCGACGAAGGCAAGATGTTCGACGGCTCCTCGATAAACGGTTGGAAGGGCATCAATGAGTCCGACATGGTCCTCATGCCCGATCCGGGCACGGCGGTGGTGGACGTGTTCACGGAAGAGACCACGGTCAACATCACGTGCGATGTGTGGGAGCCCTCCACTATGCAGGGGTACAACCGCGATCCTCGCTCGCTCGCTCGCCGAACGGAGGAGTACCTAAAGTCCACGGGCATCGCCGACACCGCCTACTTCGGCCCGGAGAACGAATTTTTCGTATTCGACAGTGCACGCTGGGACGTGCAGATGCGCGGCGCCAGCTACTCGATCGACAGCCAGGAGGCCGTTTGGACCTCCGGCGACGACTACGATGGCAACAACATAGGCCACCGCCCCGGCGTGAAGGGAGGCTACTTTCCCGTGCCGCCGGTCGACTCGCTCCACGACGTTCGCTCGGCCATGTGTCGCGCCCTCGAAGAGATGGGCTTGCCCACGGAAGTTCACCACCACGAGGTGGCCACGGCCGGTCAGTGTGAGATCGGCGTGCGCTTCAACACCCTGATCAAAAAGGCCGACGAGGTTCAGATCCTCAAGTACACGGTGATGAACGTCGCCCATGTCTACGGCAAGACAGCGACCTTCATGCCAAAACCCCTGGTCGGCGACAACGGCAACGGTATGCACGTACACCAGAGCCTTTCCAAGGACGGCAACAACCTGTTCTCTGGTGATCGCTACGGTGGTCTGTCGGAGACAGCACTCTTCTACATCGGCGGACTGATCAAGCACGCGCGCGCCATCAACGCCTTCGCTAACCCGGCGACAAACAGCTACAAGCGACTGGTACCGGGCTTTGAAGCCCCCGTGATGCTAGCGTACTCGGCTCGTAACCGTTCTGCATCGATCCGCATTCCCTTCGTCTCCAGCCCGAAGGCGCGGCGAATCGAGGTGCGCTTTCCAGACTCCATGGCAAACCCCTACTTCGCCTTCTCAGCGATGGTCATGGCAGGTCTGGATGGCATTCAAAACAAGATCCACCCGGGCGATGCGCTGGATAAGGACCTCTACGACCTGCCTCCGGAAGAGGCCGCGGGCATCCCCACGGTGGCCTCGTCCCTGGAGCAGGCCTTGGAGGCACTGGATAGCGATCGGGACTTCTTACGTGCCGGGGGCGTTTTCGACGATGACATGATCGATGCCTACATCGGGCTCAAGTCTGAGGATGTGGAACGTCTGAACATGACCACGCATCCGGTGGAATTCGCGATGTACTACAGTCTCTAA